A region from the Muribaculum gordoncarteri genome encodes:
- a CDS encoding DUF5683 domain-containing protein, with translation MSKGQDRNKYDKLDLSTRIVILGLIFTLVFPFNIFSATDSPQRPQLPRKPIKIEEPDNTTPNDPVQAEPDLSEFPDSMWLTVPRHQRVEVVGDSVEFTGDSLKVTQIAVVPVETDTTATAKNPDDEFDPDYVVRDFNPDPTRAVWMSALFPGLGQLYNRRYWKLPIVIGGFMGLGYATSWNNRMLNDYTQAYRDLMDNDPSTKSYMDFFPPNAKEEDLNRSWMERTFKARKDFYRRNRDLCIICMVGVYLIAMVDAYVDASLSHFDISPDLTMDVYPTLIPDTRNSRVGIGLQWALNF, from the coding sequence ATGAGCAAAGGTCAAGACCGCAATAAATACGATAAATTGGACCTATCGACGAGAATAGTGATTTTAGGATTAATATTCACGTTGGTATTCCCTTTTAACATTTTTTCAGCAACTGATTCACCACAACGGCCTCAACTTCCACGGAAACCGATAAAAATCGAGGAGCCCGACAATACCACTCCCAATGATCCCGTTCAGGCTGAGCCCGACTTGAGCGAATTTCCCGACTCGATGTGGCTCACCGTGCCGCGTCATCAGCGCGTGGAGGTAGTAGGCGACTCGGTTGAGTTTACCGGCGACAGCCTTAAAGTGACGCAGATAGCAGTAGTGCCTGTCGAAACCGACACCACGGCAACCGCGAAAAATCCCGACGACGAATTTGACCCCGACTACGTGGTGAGGGACTTCAACCCCGACCCCACGAGGGCTGTGTGGATGTCGGCGCTGTTTCCCGGCCTTGGACAGCTCTACAACCGCCGCTACTGGAAACTCCCCATCGTAATAGGCGGATTCATGGGCCTCGGCTACGCCACATCGTGGAACAACCGCATGCTCAACGATTACACCCAGGCCTATCGTGACCTGATGGACAACGACCCGTCGACCAAAAGCTATATGGACTTCTTCCCGCCCAATGCAAAGGAAGAGGATCTCAACCGCTCATGGATGGAGCGCACCTTCAAAGCCCGCAAGGACTTCTATCGCCGCAACCGCGACCTTTGCATAATATGCATGGTAGGCGTCTATCTCATCGCTATGGTCGACGCCTATGTCGATGCGTCACTGTCGCACTTCGACATCTCTCCCGACTTGACAATGGATGTGTATCCCACTCTGATTCCCGACACCCGCAACTCAAGAGTAGGCATCGGGCTACAGTGGGCTCTTAATTTTTAA
- a CDS encoding LysM peptidoglycan-binding domain-containing protein, giving the protein MNKFVTSLLLIASSLAVSAASSILTLKNSITDNSIIYPESFETDTHKMMQNWYLKNYAVLNDSYAKTPVVNATDEEYIKRLSSMPTEIEMPYNQVVRSYINMYVQRRRDLVESMLGMSLYYMPIFEQALERKGLPLELRYLPVIESALNPDAVSRAGATGLWQFMLPTARGLGLEINTLVDERRDPYASSEAAATYLKQLYDMYNDWSLAIAAYNCGPGNVNKALRRAGGENKDFWSIYYLLPAETRGYVPAFIAANYVMNYYNQHNISPALAKRPIITDSVHVNKRVHLQQIADILNLPIEEIRVLNPQYRRDVIPGDVRPYSLVLPSMQVYSYIMSEDSILSHDYNRYARRKVVEPVTTIDDDPDSDYVTKLVVKRHVVKKGETLSKIAKRYGVKTADIKKWNGLRKNSLRAGSTLKINTYERVARVKEPEPEPKTETTDDSSLAAAESTQAQDDEPNSGTVQPAETLVTDSTETASQESAAPKAEKPVEKEKTVEKPAPKKSAAKEKTAAKEKAAAKPSYTYHTVKRGETLSKIARKYRGVTIADIQKANGISGSAIQAGQKLKIPRK; this is encoded by the coding sequence ATGAATAAATTTGTCACATCGTTATTGCTTATAGCATCGTCACTGGCAGTAAGCGCCGCCTCATCGATTCTGACTTTAAAAAATTCGATTACCGACAATTCAATCATATATCCCGAAAGTTTTGAAACCGACACCCACAAGATGATGCAAAACTGGTACCTTAAGAACTATGCGGTTCTTAACGACAGTTATGCCAAAACACCTGTGGTGAATGCAACCGACGAGGAGTACATAAAGCGTCTTTCATCGATGCCCACCGAAATCGAGATGCCCTACAACCAGGTTGTGCGCTCCTACATCAACATGTATGTGCAGCGTCGTCGCGACCTCGTGGAGAGCATGCTCGGAATGAGCCTCTACTATATGCCGATATTCGAGCAGGCACTCGAGCGGAAAGGTCTTCCCCTCGAACTGCGTTACCTCCCGGTGATTGAGTCGGCGTTGAACCCCGATGCGGTGTCACGCGCCGGAGCCACTGGACTGTGGCAATTCATGCTCCCCACCGCAAGAGGACTTGGACTGGAAATAAACACTCTCGTCGACGAGCGTCGCGACCCATACGCGTCGTCGGAAGCCGCCGCCACCTACCTTAAGCAGCTCTACGACATGTACAACGACTGGTCGCTCGCCATCGCCGCCTACAACTGCGGCCCCGGCAACGTTAACAAGGCATTGCGTCGTGCAGGAGGCGAAAACAAGGACTTCTGGAGCATCTACTACCTGCTGCCGGCCGAAACCCGAGGCTATGTTCCCGCCTTCATCGCTGCCAACTACGTGATGAACTACTACAACCAGCACAACATAAGCCCGGCACTCGCCAAGCGTCCGATAATAACCGACTCGGTACACGTGAACAAGCGCGTGCATCTGCAACAGATTGCCGACATACTCAATCTACCCATCGAAGAGATACGTGTGCTGAATCCGCAATATCGCCGCGATGTGATTCCCGGTGATGTGCGCCCCTACTCCCTCGTGCTGCCGTCGATGCAGGTCTACAGCTACATCATGAGCGAGGACAGCATCCTGTCGCACGACTACAACCGTTACGCCCGACGCAAAGTGGTCGAGCCCGTGACAACAATCGACGACGACCCCGACAGCGACTATGTGACAAAACTTGTTGTCAAAAGACACGTAGTGAAAAAAGGCGAAACACTATCGAAGATAGCAAAGCGCTACGGAGTCAAGACAGCCGACATAAAGAAGTGGAACGGACTGCGCAAGAACTCGCTTCGCGCCGGTTCGACACTGAAGATAAACACCTACGAGCGTGTTGCACGTGTAAAGGAACCGGAACCCGAACCCAAAACGGAAACTACCGACGACAGCAGCCTTGCAGCAGCCGAAAGCACGCAAGCGCAGGACGACGAGCCTAACTCGGGCACAGTGCAGCCGGCCGAAACCTTAGTGACCGACTCGACCGAAACAGCCTCGCAGGAAAGCGCAGCCCCCAAAGCCGAGAAGCCTGTTGAAAAAGAGAAAACCGTAGAAAAGCCCGCGCCCAAGAAGAGCGCAGCCAAGGAAAAAACCGCAGCCAAGGAGAAGGCCGCGGCAAAGCCCTCCTACACCTATCACACCGTAAAGAGAGGTGAAACACTCTCCAAAATCGCCCGCAAATACCGAGGCGTGACAATAGCCGACATACAGAAAGCCAACGGCATCAGCGGCTCGGCAATTCAGGCAGGACAGAAACTGAAGATTCCCCGCAAGTAA